From the genome of Mycobacterium dioxanotrophicus, one region includes:
- a CDS encoding phage tail tape measure protein: protein MADKGIFINVAPALDMAALSAVVGNMKRIFQGAGAEISKEISAPTKSIKALEDQMIASANRAADARIRAAKLAADAEVAEAKRGAVAQAGLAKAAEDRSAAELAAIATIQNRKDKAAQAAKESEQASTRATAAADAHTAALSKSEAAGITMGSALNGIGLAAVGGLGFAMAETTGKAADFQTQMTKLTASAGESFDNIAVVSQGILQMAGQVGYSTKELSDGMYLVEKAGFRGADGLKVLQAAAEGAGAEQADLKEVINGLTTSMTDFGVAPDKAADLMSKMVTAVGQAKTTFQDFAGALHSVEPAAAQAHLKLEDVWGTLAQVTQSGTSPLQASQNMAQAITSLSRPNSVQAKKMQQLGINPDDVSQHLADRGLAGSLQFLQSQIAARIDPSTKLVDTGELTRNAGALSNLHDMINDSALSEQDRAAAQAYFNGQMGSRAFTMVARKADSDDSKKLEQIKQLTDQVNAFSQRVAGGRDTLETMNTALGDVTGTAEAASIAMQTTGKHAGETADKIKEIASTTVDADGHVKGFAETQETLNGKLRDVKAGFGAVAIEAGDVFVPVLTHVANGLKTVADFMSQHKGIAEGLIYTLGGLTAAWVTVKAAMLIADIWNAFKGFAGWVTETMIPRLSLLATEFQGLGPAAAEGAAGVEAAAASEVTAVNGVTAAAGVARSALLGVGALAAGVVGYTLWADQYVKDHPAPRDSIDGANAAGRGGLASGIGKALHPDTTDDGSGFAGIDTSGNAGTTPEQQRAGTLARQQGRSGLPDEPVPALPSIPLPALPAMPAAGPAGGGGGSGKSGSAKKTPEGSKSDPLYTLPADALTGQQAKGGPNPWDSYNPLQDAASGGFSLPNIARMGTTFLAELALGNPLGRLQAKNRGGDASNPVYVQDVSGGAGGIAGLTRSAANPLLDKATRLAENANGLTYQYGGVGDAVHQFSYDCSGFMSDIYSALTGQQTGVRRFDTESDFTKLGFRRGFDPNSPFNIGVHNGGGGQNSHMAGTLNGVNVEAGGSDDKVKFGGKAAGALNPEFENHYYLPAGSVVPSALPGLLTQGGQFSGLPAAGSPLQQLQGAYGTGGFGGQGAMFARPGGNAGGTSRATNAQGTSPGFGLSGGVLGAAEGAASAGANAFAPGAGAAVDIASQEANRFAGYLGQLGGIAAEGLMETFTLNDSPIADPSKNIFGKIAFGLAGAHPTAPNSAGQTAPKMSPDDSKQGDDKQQGQNGPMVQTGDINIQNGDYHKVTQEMNRGMLQYANGNPV from the coding sequence ATGGCCGATAAGGGCATCTTCATCAATGTCGCCCCCGCTCTTGATATGGCCGCACTGTCCGCTGTCGTCGGCAACATGAAGCGGATCTTCCAGGGTGCTGGGGCCGAGATCTCAAAGGAGATCTCCGCGCCGACGAAGAGCATCAAGGCGCTGGAGGATCAGATGATCGCCTCCGCGAACCGCGCTGCCGATGCCCGTATCCGTGCGGCCAAGCTCGCTGCAGACGCTGAAGTGGCCGAAGCCAAGCGTGGTGCCGTTGCCCAAGCTGGACTAGCCAAAGCGGCTGAAGATCGCTCAGCGGCTGAACTAGCGGCAATTGCCACTATCCAGAATCGCAAGGACAAGGCTGCCCAAGCGGCCAAGGAATCCGAACAGGCATCAACCCGTGCCACTGCTGCCGCCGACGCTCATACGGCCGCGCTGAGCAAGTCAGAGGCAGCGGGCATCACCATGGGTAGCGCGCTGAACGGTATCGGTCTGGCCGCTGTCGGTGGCCTGGGCTTCGCGATGGCCGAGACGACCGGTAAGGCCGCCGACTTCCAAACGCAGATGACGAAGCTCACCGCGAGCGCTGGTGAGTCATTCGACAACATTGCCGTTGTCTCTCAGGGCATCCTGCAGATGGCAGGTCAAGTGGGCTACAGCACCAAAGAGCTTAGTGACGGAATGTATCTGGTCGAAAAGGCCGGGTTCCGTGGTGCTGACGGGCTGAAGGTGCTGCAGGCCGCTGCCGAGGGTGCGGGCGCTGAACAGGCCGACCTCAAGGAAGTCATCAATGGCCTGACAACCTCCATGACCGACTTCGGGGTCGCCCCCGACAAGGCGGCCGACTTGATGAGCAAGATGGTAACCGCTGTCGGACAAGCGAAAACAACGTTCCAGGACTTTGCCGGCGCGCTTCATAGCGTGGAACCTGCTGCAGCACAAGCACATCTGAAGCTTGAAGATGTGTGGGGAACGCTCGCGCAGGTCACCCAATCGGGCACATCACCGCTGCAGGCATCGCAGAACATGGCGCAGGCCATCACGTCACTGTCGCGTCCGAACTCGGTGCAGGCCAAGAAAATGCAACAGCTTGGCATCAACCCTGACGATGTGTCACAGCATCTTGCTGACCGTGGCCTAGCCGGATCTCTGCAATTCCTTCAGTCGCAGATCGCGGCCCGTATCGACCCGTCAACCAAGCTGGTCGACACCGGGGAACTGACCCGCAACGCTGGCGCGCTGAGCAACCTGCACGACATGATCAACGACAGCGCACTGTCTGAGCAGGATAGAGCCGCTGCACAGGCGTACTTCAACGGTCAGATGGGCAGCCGCGCCTTTACGATGGTCGCCCGCAAGGCCGACTCTGACGACTCCAAAAAGCTTGAGCAGATAAAGCAACTCACTGATCAGGTGAACGCGTTCTCTCAGCGCGTGGCAGGTGGACGCGACACGCTGGAGACGATGAACACGGCCCTTGGCGACGTCACCGGTACCGCTGAGGCCGCGAGTATCGCGATGCAGACCACGGGTAAGCATGCCGGGGAGACTGCCGACAAGATCAAAGAGATTGCCAGCACGACGGTCGACGCCGACGGGCACGTAAAGGGTTTCGCCGAGACACAGGAAACCCTCAACGGGAAGCTCCGTGACGTCAAGGCCGGGTTCGGTGCCGTAGCTATCGAGGCCGGTGACGTGTTCGTGCCCGTGCTGACTCACGTCGCCAACGGGCTAAAGACCGTGGCCGACTTCATGAGCCAACACAAGGGCATCGCGGAAGGCTTGATTTACACGCTGGGCGGCCTGACTGCAGCATGGGTCACGGTCAAGGCCGCGATGCTCATTGCCGACATCTGGAACGCCTTCAAGGGTTTCGCCGGATGGGTCACAGAGACGATGATCCCGCGTCTGAGCCTGCTGGCCACCGAATTTCAAGGCTTGGGCCCTGCCGCTGCCGAAGGTGCTGCTGGCGTCGAGGCCGCTGCCGCGAGCGAAGTGACGGCCGTAAATGGCGTTACCGCTGCGGCTGGTGTCGCCCGTTCCGCACTCCTCGGGGTCGGTGCCCTGGCTGCCGGTGTCGTCGGCTACACGCTATGGGCCGACCAGTACGTGAAAGATCACCCCGCACCACGCGACAGCATTGACGGTGCGAACGCTGCGGGCCGGGGTGGACTGGCAAGCGGTATCGGCAAGGCGCTGCACCCCGATACCACCGACGACGGAAGCGGCTTCGCTGGGATTGACACAAGCGGCAACGCTGGGACCACGCCTGAACAACAACGCGCGGGCACACTCGCCCGCCAGCAAGGCCGCTCAGGTCTACCGGACGAACCGGTTCCTGCGCTGCCCAGCATCCCACTGCCCGCGTTGCCAGCTATGCCAGCCGCTGGCCCCGCTGGAGGTGGCGGCGGTAGTGGTAAGAGCGGAAGCGCGAAGAAGACTCCAGAGGGTTCCAAGAGCGACCCGCTTTACACCCTGCCAGCGGACGCGCTGACGGGCCAACAGGCCAAGGGTGGTCCGAACCCCTGGGACAGCTATAACCCGCTGCAGGACGCGGCTTCTGGCGGCTTCTCGCTGCCGAACATCGCACGCATGGGCACAACGTTCCTGGCAGAGCTGGCCCTCGGTAATCCCCTCGGACGGCTACAGGCTAAGAACCGTGGTGGCGATGCGTCAAACCCGGTCTACGTGCAGGACGTGAGCGGTGGAGCTGGTGGCATTGCTGGCCTCACGCGCTCAGCGGCTAATCCGTTGTTGGATAAGGCAACGCGGCTCGCGGAGAACGCCAACGGGCTTACCTACCAGTACGGTGGTGTGGGCGATGCGGTGCACCAATTCTCCTATGACTGCAGCGGTTTCATGTCCGACATCTATTCAGCACTGACCGGACAGCAGACCGGAGTGCGCAGGTTCGACACAGAGAGCGACTTCACCAAGCTCGGTTTCCGTCGTGGCTTTGATCCCAACTCTCCATTCAACATTGGCGTGCACAACGGTGGTGGCGGTCAGAACTCACACATGGCTGGCACCCTTAACGGTGTCAACGTCGAAGCTGGCGGCTCGGACGACAAAGTCAAATTCGGCGGCAAGGCTGCCGGTGCATTGAATCCCGAGTTTGAGAACCACTACTACCTGCCTGCCGGTTCCGTAGTGCCATCGGCACTACCCGGCCTTCTCACGCAAGGTGGACAGTTCTCCGGTCTCCCCGCTGCTGGGTCTCCACTGCAGCAACTGCAGGGCGCATACGGTACCGGTGGCTTCGGCGGCCAAGGCGCGATGTTTGCACGGCCTGGCGGCAACGCTGGCGGCACGTCACGCGCAACCAATGCTCAGGGCACGTCGCCCGGGTTCGGGCTCTCCGGTGGCGTGCTGGGGGCTGCGGAGGGTGCTGCATCGGCAGGCGCTAATGCCTTCGCTCCCGGCGCTGGCGCGGCGGTCGACATCGCGAGCCAGGAAGCCAACCGGTTTGCCGGTTACCTGGGCCAGCTCGGCGGCATCGCGGCTGAGGGGTTGATGGAAACGTTCACGCTCAACGACAGTCCGATCGCCGATCCGAGTAAGAATATCTTCGGCAAGATCGCCTTCGGTTTAGCTGGCGCTCACCCGACCGCGCCGAACAGCGCGGGGCAGACCGCGCCGAAGATGAGCCCTGACGACTCCAAGCAAGGCGACGACAAGCAGCAGGGGCAGAACGGGCCAATGGTGCAGACCGGCGATATCAACATCCAGAACGGCGACTACCACAAGGTCACTCAGGAGATGAATCGCGGAATGCTGCAGTACGCCAACGGCAATCCGGTCTAG
- a CDS encoding recombinase family protein: MAKFIGRIRLSVSTDESTSVERQREHIEQWASAHGHAIIGWAEDIDVSGKLSPFDTPQFGDWLNNRWPEFEGIVAWKLDRLARNMFGLNDLFRWAHEHDKTIVSLTESLDLGTPIGRAMAGFLGALAEMELEAISTRVTDSHRHLRSVGRFGGGAVPYGYRAVKTPEGYKLDIDPVRAEVIRRVVTEVLDGTPLGHICRRLEAEGTPAPRGGKTWSQSALRNILRSRKLLGEYPNLGPDGKALRAGPELITLDMYERLQAILDSNRGAGVRRDASALSGLVKCGECGATMSHDSRMSRGKRYYYYRPHRNCEHPVGMRAHFLEEIAEAVLLGGYGDKEITERKWIPGEDSTTALADAVRRFDALTKQLGVTASRTAQNVLQRQIDAVLAEIQTLEAKPQVEGHWEQVGTGVTWGQAWHGANAEERRTMLREAEIQFTVTGGPDGARSVVI, encoded by the coding sequence ATGGCAAAGTTCATTGGTCGGATACGACTCAGCGTCAGCACGGACGAGTCCACATCGGTGGAGCGCCAGCGCGAGCACATCGAGCAATGGGCCAGCGCTCACGGTCACGCGATCATTGGTTGGGCCGAGGATATCGACGTATCGGGCAAGCTCTCCCCGTTCGATACGCCACAGTTCGGGGACTGGCTGAACAACCGCTGGCCCGAGTTTGAAGGAATCGTGGCGTGGAAGCTAGACAGGTTGGCGCGCAACATGTTTGGGCTCAACGATCTGTTCCGCTGGGCGCATGAACATGACAAGACAATCGTGTCTCTCACGGAGTCCCTGGACCTGGGCACGCCCATCGGCCGCGCTATGGCCGGGTTCCTCGGAGCCCTGGCCGAGATGGAGCTAGAGGCCATCAGCACCCGAGTCACCGACTCTCACCGGCACCTGAGGTCGGTAGGACGATTCGGTGGCGGGGCCGTGCCATACGGCTACCGCGCGGTGAAGACGCCGGAGGGATACAAGCTCGACATTGACCCCGTTCGCGCCGAGGTGATCCGACGCGTAGTCACCGAAGTACTTGACGGCACTCCCCTCGGCCATATCTGCCGACGCCTCGAAGCTGAGGGCACGCCCGCGCCACGGGGAGGTAAGACGTGGTCTCAGTCGGCGCTGAGGAACATCTTGCGTAGCCGGAAGCTACTTGGTGAGTACCCCAACCTCGGGCCTGACGGTAAGGCGCTGCGAGCTGGCCCCGAACTGATCACTCTGGACATGTACGAACGTCTACAGGCCATTCTGGACAGCAACCGAGGCGCAGGCGTGCGCCGCGATGCCTCGGCGTTGTCGGGCCTGGTGAAGTGCGGAGAGTGCGGCGCAACGATGTCCCACGACTCACGAATGTCACGAGGGAAGCGGTATTACTACTACCGGCCCCACAGGAATTGTGAGCACCCTGTCGGCATGCGGGCTCATTTCTTGGAGGAAATAGCCGAAGCAGTACTACTAGGCGGGTACGGCGATAAAGAGATCACCGAGCGCAAATGGATACCCGGCGAGGATTCCACGACAGCCCTTGCCGACGCTGTACGGCGTTTTGACGCATTGACAAAGCAACTTGGTGTTACCGCATCGCGAACTGCGCAAAACGTTCTACAGCGACAGATTGACGCCGTTCTCGCCGAGATTCAAACCTTGGAGGCCAAACCACAGGTTGAGGGTCATTGGGAACAGGTCGGCACGGGCGTGACTTGGGGTCAGGCGTGGCATGGTGCGAACGCGGAGGAGCGCCGCACAATGCTGCGCGAAGCAGAGATTCAGTTCACTGTGACCGGTGGTCCAGATGGAGCTAGGTCCGTCGTGATCTAG
- a CDS encoding alpha/beta fold hydrolase, which produces MPSAQRTPVVGLRLSWWPYDIHSYVDVAPALAAQGYRVIVPFARGYGSTRFLSATTRRNGQQGALATDVVDFMDALHIPQAILGGFDWGARTAGIVAAVWPQRCAGLVAVSGYLIVNLEANQKPLSPEAEHGWWYQYYFATDRGVAGYRQNTAEFNKLIWKLASPRWNFDDATYARTAAAFDNPDHVDIVIDNYRWRLELAPGEPQYADLERKLAARPPISVPTITIGSDFDGPNKDGAAYRGQFTGKYAHRTLDGIGHNVPQEAPSEFADSIVQVGKLT; this is translated from the coding sequence TTGCCATCTGCGCAGCGTACGCCAGTTGTGGGGTTACGTCTAAGTTGGTGGCCATACGACATCCACAGCTATGTGGATGTGGCGCCGGCGCTCGCCGCGCAGGGCTACCGGGTGATCGTGCCGTTCGCGCGCGGCTACGGGTCGACCCGCTTCCTGTCGGCCACCACGAGGCGCAACGGGCAGCAAGGCGCACTGGCCACCGATGTCGTCGATTTCATGGATGCTCTGCACATTCCGCAGGCGATCCTCGGTGGATTCGACTGGGGCGCACGCACCGCGGGCATCGTCGCGGCGGTATGGCCGCAGCGCTGCGCGGGACTGGTCGCGGTGAGCGGCTACCTGATCGTCAATCTCGAGGCGAATCAGAAACCGCTGTCACCGGAGGCCGAGCACGGTTGGTGGTATCAGTATTATTTCGCCACCGACCGGGGCGTCGCCGGCTATCGGCAGAACACCGCCGAGTTCAACAAGCTGATCTGGAAACTCGCCTCGCCGCGATGGAATTTCGATGACGCCACCTACGCGCGGACGGCCGCGGCCTTCGACAATCCCGACCACGTCGACATCGTCATCGACAACTACCGCTGGCGGCTCGAGCTGGCGCCGGGGGAGCCGCAGTACGCCGACCTGGAGCGCAAACTCGCTGCGCGGCCGCCTATTTCGGTGCCGACCATCACGATCGGCAGCGATTTCGACGGACCCAATAAGGACGGTGCCGCCTATCGCGGGCAGTTCACCGGTAAGTATGCCCACCGCACATTGGACGGCATCGGGCACAACGTTCCGCAGGAGGCGCCGAGCGAATTCGCCGACAGCATCGTGCAAGTCGGCAAACTCACCTAG
- the yaaA gene encoding peroxide stress protein YaaA, protein MIVLLPPSETKRAGGDGPPLRLDQLSSAALTPLREELVDQLIGLSADLPASRKALGLSAKQDPEIERNAELRSAPTLPAIHRYTGVLYDALDVDSLRGAAAERARARLAVGSALFGLLRADDPVPAYRLSATSKLPGQPGLSTRWRPVLEPVLAELSAQHLVVDLRSGSYAALGRIPGAVRVQVLAEHADGHRTVVSHFNKAHKGRLARTLASSRSEPGDAAAVATIARRADMHVERDGDELTVVVPA, encoded by the coding sequence GTGATCGTGCTCCTGCCTCCCTCGGAGACCAAGCGCGCCGGCGGGGACGGCCCACCGCTGCGCCTGGACCAGCTCAGCTCTGCGGCTCTCACCCCGCTGCGTGAAGAACTCGTGGACCAACTGATCGGCCTGTCCGCCGACCTACCGGCGAGCCGCAAGGCGCTGGGACTCTCGGCCAAGCAGGACCCCGAGATCGAGCGCAATGCCGAACTGCGCTCGGCCCCGACACTGCCGGCGATCCACCGCTATACCGGCGTGCTGTACGACGCACTCGACGTCGACTCGTTGCGCGGCGCTGCCGCCGAGCGGGCGCGCGCCCGGCTCGCCGTCGGGTCGGCACTGTTCGGCCTGCTGCGTGCCGACGATCCCGTGCCCGCATACCGGCTGTCGGCGACCTCGAAATTGCCAGGACAACCGGGGCTGAGCACCCGCTGGCGTCCGGTGCTGGAGCCGGTGCTCGCCGAGTTGTCCGCCCAACACCTGGTCGTCGATCTGCGATCGGGCTCCTACGCCGCACTCGGCCGCATACCCGGCGCGGTCCGCGTGCAGGTGCTCGCCGAACACGCCGACGGACACCGCACCGTGGTCAGCCACTTCAACAAGGCACACAAGGGACGCCTGGCGCGGACCCTGGCGAGTTCCCGGTCCGAACCGGGCGACGCCGCAGCGGTTGCCACGATCGCCCGCAGGGCCGACATGCACGTCGAACGCGACGGCGACGAGCTGACCGTCGTCGTGCCTGCCTGA
- a CDS encoding glycoside hydrolase, giving the protein MFAIATASLMALVQSVSGTPYISGGDTPAGTDCSGLASWVSNVATGRPAFGDRFNTGNQERALLARGFKYGSEPGALVIGWNGGHTAVTLPDGTPVSSGEGGRGVKIGGGGAFQRQFTHHMYLPVAAEDPAAIAPEAPFDAPPPDAPMPPGPPPMADPMAPPPADPFAPPPPVQLDVPAPPAPEAPGAPPADPFAPPMPV; this is encoded by the coding sequence ATGTTTGCTATTGCGACCGCATCGCTGATGGCGCTCGTCCAGTCCGTTTCGGGCACGCCGTATATCTCCGGTGGTGACACTCCCGCCGGGACCGACTGCTCCGGCCTGGCCTCGTGGGTCAGCAACGTGGCAACCGGCCGCCCCGCCTTCGGCGACCGCTTCAACACCGGCAACCAGGAGCGCGCGCTGCTGGCCCGCGGCTTCAAGTACGGCAGCGAGCCGGGTGCCCTGGTGATCGGCTGGAACGGCGGACACACCGCCGTGACCCTGCCCGACGGCACCCCGGTGTCGTCCGGCGAGGGCGGCCGCGGCGTCAAGATCGGCGGCGGTGGCGCCTTTCAGCGACAGTTCACGCACCACATGTACCTGCCGGTGGCCGCCGAGGATCCGGCCGCAATAGCACCCGAGGCACCGTTCGACGCTCCGCCGCCGGACGCTCCGATGCCCCCGGGACCCCCGCCGATGGCCGACCCGATGGCTCCGCCCCCGGCCGACCCGTTCGCCCCGCCGCCACCGGTTCAGCTGGACGTGCCGGCGCCCCCGGCCCCCGAAGCGCCCGGCGCGCCGCCGGCGGATCCGTTCGCTCCACCCATGCCGGTCTGA
- a CDS encoding ArsR/SmtB family transcription factor yields MDEVFKALADPNRRQLLDALNDRDGQSLAELCAGLPIARQSISKHLALLEAAGLVTTVRQGRHKLHYVNVEPITAITDGWLSRYDRATTPALGDRVGHDAPDVREFRYTTYIRTTPERLWQAVTNPAVAPDYLGHAIESAWLKGSGYVWIENGLRTEHPDQLILESDPYRRLGFTYRTLTADVSGISEELLVAAAAEPRSRVYFDIEPLDDLVKLTVVHDDLSPGSVVLPLISHTWPMKLAGLKSRLEQDAPC; encoded by the coding sequence ATGGACGAGGTGTTCAAGGCCCTGGCCGACCCGAACCGCAGGCAGTTGCTGGACGCTCTCAACGACCGCGACGGGCAGAGCCTGGCTGAGCTGTGTGCCGGCCTGCCGATCGCCCGGCAGTCGATCAGCAAGCACCTGGCGCTGCTGGAGGCCGCGGGGCTCGTCACCACGGTGCGCCAGGGCAGGCACAAGTTGCACTACGTCAATGTCGAGCCCATCACTGCGATCACCGACGGGTGGCTCAGCCGGTACGACCGGGCGACGACGCCTGCCCTCGGCGACCGGGTGGGGCACGACGCGCCCGACGTCCGAGAGTTCCGCTACACCACGTATATAAGGACAACACCCGAGCGACTGTGGCAGGCCGTCACCAACCCGGCGGTCGCCCCGGACTATCTGGGCCATGCGATCGAATCGGCGTGGCTCAAGGGTTCGGGCTATGTGTGGATCGAAAACGGTCTGCGGACCGAACATCCCGATCAGCTGATCCTGGAGTCCGATCCGTATCGACGGCTCGGATTCACCTACCGCACGCTCACCGCCGACGTCTCAGGCATCAGCGAGGAACTTCTCGTCGCCGCTGCCGCCGAACCCCGCTCGCGCGTGTATTTCGACATCGAGCCGCTCGACGATCTGGTGAAGCTCACCGTCGTCCACGACGACCTCAGCCCGGGCAGCGTCGTGCTGCCGCTGATCTCACACACTTGGCCGATGAAGCTGGCTGGTCTGAAATCCCGGTTGGAACAAGACGCGCCGTGCTGA
- a CDS encoding MMPL/RND family transporter: MSTPTHDTPTDAFPAAQPPQANHGGLAKWIRRLALPIILGWIAVIVVLNVIVPQLEEVGKMRSVSMTPDQASSMIAMKRVGEVFQEFKSNSSVMIVLEGDEPLGSDAHDYYDQIVAKLRDDTKHVEHVQDFWGDPLTASGAQSSDGKASYVQVYTAGNQGEALANESVEAVQNIVKSVQAPQGIHTYVTGPAALSADQHIAGDRSMQMIEALTFTVIIVMLLLVYRSIVTVVLVLLMVVLELSAARGLIAFLGYYNIIGLSTFATNLLVTLAIAAATDYAIFLIGRYQEARSVGEDRESAYYTMFHGTAHVILGSGLTIAGATFCLHFTNLPYFQSLGIPLAIGMVTVVFAALTMGPAVITIVTKFGKTLEPKRAMRTRGWRKVGAAVVRWPGPILIATIALSLIGLLTLPGYRTNYNDRKYLPSDLPANSGYAAADRHFSQARMNPELLLIESDHDLRNSADFLVVDRIAKRIFQVPGISRVQAITRPQGTPIEHTSIPFQISMQGTTQMMNMKYMQDRMKDMLKMADEMQVSINTMESMVKLTQEMADTTHSMVDKMHVMVADVAELRDHISDFDDFFRPIRNYLYWEPHCFDIPVCWTMRSIFDTLDGVDTMTDDIQKLMPDMDRLDVLMPQMVKIMPPMIATMKNMKTMMLTMQATMGGLQDQMEAMMKDQTAMGQAFDASKNDDSFYLPPETFNNPNFKRGMKMFLSPDGHAVRFIISHEGDPMSPEGISHIDAIKQAAKEAIKGSPLEGSKIYLGGTAATFKDMQEGANYDLLIAGIASLCLIFIIMLIITRSVVASAVIVGTVVISLGASFGLSVLIWQHLVGLELHWMVLAMSVIILLAVGADYNLLLVSRFKEEIHAGLNTGIIRSMGGTGSVVTSAGLVFAFTMMSMAVSELAVIGQVGTTIGLGLLFDTLVIRSFMTPSIAALLGKWFWWPQQVRQRPLPAPWPKPAEKDRADALA, from the coding sequence ATGAGCACCCCCACGCACGACACCCCGACAGACGCCTTCCCCGCCGCGCAGCCACCGCAGGCCAACCACGGCGGGCTCGCCAAGTGGATCCGGCGCCTGGCGCTGCCGATCATACTCGGCTGGATCGCGGTCATCGTGGTGCTCAACGTGATCGTTCCCCAGCTCGAAGAGGTGGGGAAGATGCGCTCGGTGTCGATGACCCCCGATCAGGCGTCGTCGATGATCGCGATGAAGCGCGTCGGCGAGGTGTTCCAGGAATTCAAGTCCAACAGCTCGGTCATGATCGTGCTGGAGGGCGACGAGCCGCTGGGCTCGGACGCCCACGACTATTACGACCAGATTGTCGCCAAGCTGCGCGACGACACCAAGCACGTCGAGCACGTGCAGGATTTCTGGGGCGACCCGCTGACGGCGTCGGGTGCTCAGAGCTCTGACGGCAAGGCCTCCTACGTGCAGGTCTACACGGCCGGTAACCAGGGTGAGGCGCTGGCCAACGAGTCCGTCGAAGCCGTTCAGAACATCGTCAAGAGCGTGCAAGCGCCGCAGGGCATCCATACCTACGTGACCGGCCCGGCGGCCCTGTCGGCCGATCAGCACATCGCCGGCGACCGCAGCATGCAGATGATCGAAGCTCTCACGTTCACGGTCATCATCGTCATGCTGCTCCTGGTGTACCGCTCGATCGTGACGGTCGTGCTGGTTCTGCTGATGGTGGTGCTGGAGCTGTCGGCGGCGCGCGGTCTGATCGCGTTCCTGGGCTACTACAACATCATCGGGCTCTCGACGTTCGCGACGAACCTGTTGGTGACGTTGGCCATCGCCGCGGCCACGGACTACGCCATCTTCCTGATAGGCCGATATCAAGAGGCCCGCAGTGTCGGCGAGGACCGAGAATCGGCCTACTACACGATGTTCCACGGCACCGCGCATGTGATCCTGGGGTCCGGGTTGACCATCGCCGGCGCCACGTTCTGCCTGCACTTCACCAACCTGCCGTACTTCCAGTCTCTCGGTATCCCACTGGCCATCGGCATGGTCACCGTGGTGTTCGCGGCGCTGACCATGGGGCCCGCGGTGATCACGATCGTCACGAAGTTCGGTAAGACCCTGGAGCCCAAGCGGGCCATGCGTACCCGCGGGTGGCGCAAGGTCGGTGCCGCGGTGGTCCGCTGGCCCGGACCGATCCTGATCGCCACGATCGCCCTGTCCCTGATCGGACTGCTGACCCTGCCGGGTTACCGGACCAACTACAACGACCGCAAGTACCTGCCGTCGGACCTCCCCGCCAACAGCGGGTACGCCGCGGCCGACCGGCACTTCTCCCAGGCCCGGATGAACCCCGAGCTGCTGCTCATCGAGAGCGACCACGATCTGCGCAACTCCGCGGACTTCCTCGTCGTCGACCGGATCGCCAAACGCATCTTCCAAGTCCCCGGCATCTCCCGGGTGCAGGCCATCACGCGCCCGCAGGGCACGCCCATCGAGCACACCTCGATCCCGTTCCAGATCAGCATGCAGGGCACCACGCAGATGATGAACATGAAGTACATGCAGGACCGCATGAAAGACATGCTGAAGATGGCTGACGAGATGCAGGTCTCCATCAACACCATGGAATCCATGGTCAAGCTGACTCAGGAGATGGCCGACACCACGCACAGCATGGTCGACAAAATGCATGTGATGGTCGCCGACGTCGCCGAATTGCGGGACCACATCTCTGATTTCGACGATTTCTTCCGGCCCATCCGCAACTACCTGTACTGGGAACCGCACTGCTTCGACATCCCCGTCTGCTGGACGATGCGGTCGATCTTCGACACCCTTGACGGCGTCGACACCATGACCGACGACATTCAGAAGCTGATGCCGGACATGGATCGGCTCGATGTCCTGATGCCGCAGATGGTCAAGATCATGCCGCCCATGATCGCGACCATGAAGAACATGAAGACGATGATGCTGACCATGCAGGCCACCATGGGCGGGCTGCAGGATCAGATGGAAGCGATGATGAAGGACCAGACGGCCATGGGCCAGGCCTTCGACGCGTCCAAGAACGACGACTCGTTCTATCTGCCGCCGGAAACGTTCAACAACCCGAACTTCAAGCGCGGCATGAAGATGTTCCTGTCGCCTGACGGGCATGCGGTGCGGTTCATCATCAGCCACGAGGGCGATCCGATGAGCCCCGAAGGCATCTCGCACATCGACGCCATTAAGCAGGCCGCCAAGGAAGCCATCAAGGGATCTCCGCTGGAGGGATCCAAGATCTACCTCGGCGGCACCGCGGCCACCTTCAAGGACATGCAGGAAGGCGCCAACTACGACCTGCTGATCGCCGGAATTGCCTCGCTGTGCCTGATCTTCATCATCATGCTGATCATCACCCGCAGCGTGGTGGCCTCGGCCGTCATCGTCGGGACCGTCGTCATATCGCTGGGCGCATCCTTCGGCTTGTCGGTGCTCATCTGGCAGCACCTCGTCGGGTTGGAGCTGCACTGGATGGTGCTGGCCATGTCGGTGATCATCCTGTTGGCCGTCGGCGCCGACTACAACCTGCTGCTGGTGTCCCGGTTCAAGGAAGAGATCCACGCGGGCCTCAACACCGGCATCATCCGCTCCATGGGCGGCACCGGCTCGGTGGTCACCTCCGCAGGCCTGGTGTTCGCGTTCACCATGATGTCCATGGCCGTCAGCGAGCTTGCCGTCATCGGCCAGGTCGGCACCACCATCGGCCTGGGCCTGCTGTTCGACACCCTCGTCATCCGGTCGTTCATGACGCCGTCGATCGCGGCCCTGCTCGGAAAGTGGTTCTGGTGGCCTCAGCAGGTGCGCCAGCGGCCGCTACCCGCTCCGTGGCCCAAGCCGGCGGAAAAGGATCGGGCAGACGCTCTCGCCTGA